The region CGGTGCAGGTATTGTGTGTTAAGGGATTAAGTTGGAGATATTAGCCAAAGAGGTTTCCTCTAAAGGGATGAGTCTTTGGGAGATTCCTGAAAGGTAGAGGCAGAACACTGTGCTCTCACCTTTAACTTTTCAAGTcaactttttcttattttttttttaacgaagAGAACCTTCTTTCTTGTTCTCCAAATACAACAAATCGAGTAGTTCTTCATAGAACTTTGCCAAATTTGACACTCTACTGCTTTGGATGGAGGATAAATGACGTGAATTgttatataacttttttttttttttagttagtaCCAAATATATGcacattttacatctttttcaTTTAGTATATGAAGCACAGCATAGCCATCGCGTTATGCTGACCTTGCATATTAATTAACCACGCGGAGTCTGTTCGAGAGTTTCTGGGTGCAGAATatgcttcttgtttttcttgtttatgttCTGCGGTCGCATACAACCTAAATGTGTACCAGTACCACCACTTACGCATTTAGGTAGAGAAGTAATAAGCTTCGGGAGGAACTGTATGTAAGATGAAACATGAGCTGTGCTGCTCCAATTGGCTTCATTGGCCGTGTCGGGGAAAGTCTCAGAGCAAGGCATGCAATATTGAAGCTTTTGGGATTTTCTCTCTCCAATTCGGCTCAAGCTAATGTAATTGTCCTTTTAATGCTTTGAATAAGTTCTATGCTGTGTCCTGTGGTATAGAATTGATTTATTAATACGCActgatttttgcattttatgcaGACAACATGCTCAAGGGCAATTTAGGATAGAAGCCATGTAGAGCAAgtgacaacaataaaataacatagGCCTATGACGTTTTAAATATGGGACAGCGTGACGAGACGTCAAGGCAGTCAATAAACAAGTATGGGGGAAAAACAGTTGgattgtttaaatataaatcatCCTCATAGATTTGCAAGGATGTATGCCTATACTTCCTGAACTGCGCATAAATTATTCAGGGAGCTGAACTTTCAAAGCCTAAATGGCAAGGATATCTACCCAAGCAGAGATGCCCTTAAATGGCACTGGATCAGAAAGTGTAGGCAACATCGGGCATAACAATCAAAGTGTTGCAGCAATTaggtaaattaacaaaatgctttcattccaaaaaaagaaaaaaaaaagacaaaaaaagaagcctTGTACAAATTGGCGTATTTCCGCTATAGCACTAATTTCCTCACGTTTTAACTGCCGCATtgcacaacctttttttttccttctgtcagTGATTTATGCCGTAAACATTAGTCTTGAAGCTAAAACACACAGTCCCCTAGGCAACCGCTGTAGTTATCGCTGGATTCATTTCCGGGACAGTGCCGCCCTCTTGCGGACACTTTGAGTATTTACCCACAAATCCTTGCGCTCCCGTTCAGTTTGATCCAACTTACTGGCCGTTGGGAGAGACAAGCGTTGCCTTAGCAACGAGCTCGGAAGAGTTAGGGCTACTGGCGATCAGCAGGTTTCATTTAAGCATTAATTGaaaggcaaataaaataaaattgaataattaaaaagaacagaTTCACGATGGAAACATCGAGCAATCCGTCTGTGTTTCTTCTGACGGTGAACGGACAGATCGAAGGAGCGAACGTAAGTGGCCGTTCTATTGCTTTAGCTtagcagctagcattagcattagcagcACCAGTGCAACCAGGCGCCGACGTGTCGTTTCATTTctctttctatgtttttttctggatcATTTCGCATTTCATTCCAGTTTCCAGACTATGACAGTTTGTATTGCAAATATTGCTACGTCTACGGCCATGACTGGGCTCCCACCACAGTGAGTAGTCATTAGGGTGTTCTCATCATCTGATATCATCAGTGTTGCTCTGTAGAAAGATTAGCAATGCAACTCTATGCAGCATGCGTCAAcaaatggtgtgtgtgttttgtctttAGGGTTTGGAGGAAGGCATCACACAGATAACCTCAAAGAGCACCCAGTCTCACAGGCTAATATGGAACTTTCCTTTGGAGATAACATTCAAGAGCACAAATCCTTCTGGATGTAAGCTTTTCACACTTTGCCCTGTGTTTTGAGTTCTAGTGATTTTTGACATCCTCCTCATTTCTGCTCTATATGCACAAGTATCAGGGCATTAAGAGGGAAAATGCAGCCTTCTCACTGAATCAAAAGTGCCAGTAAACTCAAAGGCTGGAGTGAAAACCACATAGTTACATagactgtgtaaaaaaaaaaaaaaaaaaaaaaaaaaatctgattatttttatgtcatttaaaatgtaaattttaaatgacataacattaaattgtgatttattttttatcagaattgtattatttcattcaaagtCATAAGTTAATATACATTTCTTGAGGATTTCATTGTATTACCTTTTAACCTGTGTGCCTTGTGTCATATGGGAATTCTGGCTcaatcctcctcctcccacaACCTGTGTAACCAAGTCAGGTTTTGTAGCTTGGCTCCGCCCACAAATTTTCTTTGGCCATCCTGCACTTGTAACTTGAAAACATGGACTCCAGGAATCTTAAGCCAGTTTTTAACTCATCTGGCAGCAGTTTCTGGTAGGAAGAGCCATCTACACCCAAGCTTCAACTTccttgagatgttgcttcactATTCCCACATAAAGTTCTTTCTAAATGATGAcctctattttgtgaagtgcacctgTCCCTCTTGCAACAAAAACCCTACAAACATGATACCGACACCCTCCCCATTTCCTATTTCGGATTGTGTTTCCCAGGATTCCAGGCTTTCTTCCATTTCCTTTCAATCTAAAGATGATCATAATGTCCAAACTTCagttttacttttatctgaccACACGACATGTCTCTAAACGTTATGCTGTATGCCCTCCAAGCCATTTGAAAATTGCAATCTGCTTTTGAATCACTGGCTTCTTCCTCGCTGAGTGGGCTTTCGGGCCCATATCTGCACAGCGCTCTTTAAGGGATAATTACTCACCAGCTTCGGCCAGCTCCTTCATTAGGTCTTTCGCTGTTGTTCTGGGCTTGATTCGCACCAAAACACGTTCATCACCGGGAGGCTAAACCCGTCTGCAAAAGTCTCGCTGATGGGAACGTACCTGCTGCTACCGAGGTGTAACTCTCTGTGAATTCCCCAGGGCCTCAGCTTGTGGTGAGCGTGTACGGGCCCGATGTGTTTGGCAACGACGTCGTGCGGGGTTACGGCGCAACGCACATCCCCTTCACGCCTGGACAGTGAGTACAGCGTCCGTTCATCCGAGCTGCTCTCGCATCAAGCATGTCAACGTCCCTGATTT is a window of Fundulus heteroclitus isolate FHET01 unplaced genomic scaffold, MU-UCD_Fhet_4.1 scaffold_48, whole genome shotgun sequence DNA encoding:
- the LOC105936008 gene encoding B9 domain-containing protein 1 isoform X2 codes for the protein METSSNPSVFLLTVNGQIEGANGLEEGITQITSKSTQSHRLIWNFPLEITFKSTNPSGWPQLVVSVYGPDVFGNDVVRGYGATHIPFTPGQHTRTIPMFVPEPTWRLQKFTGWLLGRRPEYTDPKVVAQGEGREVTRVRSQGFVTVSFHIMTKDMKKMGYDTGPSSPSAVQSEAQSYVK
- the LOC105936008 gene encoding B9 domain-containing protein 1 isoform X1, with translation METSSNPSVFLLTVNGQIEGANFPDYDSLYCKYCYVYGHDWAPTTGLEEGITQITSKSTQSHRLIWNFPLEITFKSTNPSGWPQLVVSVYGPDVFGNDVVRGYGATHIPFTPGQHTRTIPMFVPEPTWRLQKFTGWLLGRRPEYTDPKVVAQGEGREVTRVRSQGFVTVSFHIMTKDMKKMGYDTGPSSPSAVQSEAQSYVK